From a single Sulfolobus sp. E5-1-F genomic region:
- a CDS encoding SPFH domain-containing protein, which produces MSLTVRGQVISTEKEDGSSFMTADTIIFKYPKEAITSKSLIIVQPTERAIVVIQGQIAADLPPGSHNIQTPGNPVSAFLSKFRYNTLPYDTVVYFVSTTRHEVRVAGISQTDDLVPLEYETAIYFRVQNPAALVTNVQFGSLYFKDADLAHYISPIVDQEVSSVLNRVGLTDVFKKFSDISTAVTAALKQFLAEIGVDLISVRITRLLPQDPELRRIIQLRDLGVPLTDAVRMGLARILADQQNPASVNMALGVPYYPNLSTIVNLPDGLIRVSLPRRGQQQSGGVQQ; this is translated from the coding sequence ATGTCACTAACTGTTAGAGGCCAAGTTATTTCGACTGAAAAAGAAGACGGTTCAAGTTTTATGACAGCTGATACCATAATTTTCAAATATCCAAAAGAGGCAATAACTTCGAAATCACTCATAATAGTGCAACCAACAGAGAGGGCGATTGTCGTAATACAAGGGCAAATTGCAGCAGATTTACCCCCTGGAAGTCATAACATTCAAACTCCCGGTAATCCCGTCTCAGCTTTCCTATCTAAGTTTAGGTATAATACATTACCATATGATACAGTAGTTTATTTCGTCTCAACCACCAGACACGAAGTTAGAGTAGCTGGAATTAGTCAGACTGATGATTTAGTACCTTTAGAGTATGAGACAGCAATTTACTTTAGAGTTCAGAACCCTGCAGCCTTAGTGACCAATGTCCAATTCGGTTCTCTATATTTCAAAGATGCAGATCTCGCTCACTATATTTCCCCAATAGTAGATCAAGAAGTAAGTTCAGTTTTAAATCGCGTGGGTTTAACAGATGTTTTCAAAAAGTTCTCTGATATTTCCACTGCAGTTACAGCAGCTTTAAAGCAATTCTTAGCGGAAATAGGTGTTGATCTAATATCCGTGAGAATAACTAGACTTTTACCTCAAGATCCAGAGTTGAGAAGGATAATACAGTTAAGGGATTTAGGAGTGCCATTGACCGATGCAGTTAGAATGGGATTAGCTAGGATCTTAGCTGATCAACAAAATCCTGCATCAGTTAATATGGCACTAGGAGTACCTTACTATCCCAATCTATCAACTATAGTGAACTTACCTGACGGTTTAATCAGAGTTAGTCTACCCAGAAGGGGGCAACAACAAAGTGGTGGAGTACAACAGTAG
- a CDS encoding MFS transporter, whose product MLRNIIVSWIGTFLQLFLRLSWGVISLPIALLFHLNSVQIGLVATAFYVGYVVSSIPWGLIIDKIGPSSAVEYASIILVGMNLLLFLFLTSYAILLIVYLIEGLITAAIFPSAMKIVAVSYSNSSKFTFYVALVESAGPITIITLGIIASFLLHLWRFIYLIMAISFGLIAIFSHFNRVNVNKTEIKRSFKIILDRKITMATLVRLGELWSTWGTTTWIFPMLVLYRGIAPTFSALFLLLFGVGQLVGILSVERLVERLGDTNVILINLIGFIALTFLIIFSNNIDILPEAFLLGIFSFSYRPPTDSLIMKIAGQSSAGTSIGYANAVSQIGTMIAPSFVGLTLYLTHSFSVSMLALDVGCIISIVSLLSLKHL is encoded by the coding sequence GTGTTAAGAAATATAATAGTAAGCTGGATAGGTACTTTTCTTCAGTTATTTTTAAGACTCAGTTGGGGAGTAATATCACTACCAATAGCCTTACTTTTCCACTTAAACTCAGTACAAATAGGACTAGTTGCCACAGCTTTTTACGTGGGTTATGTGGTTTCCTCAATACCTTGGGGTTTGATTATAGACAAAATAGGCCCAAGTAGTGCTGTGGAATACGCATCAATAATATTGGTAGGAATGAACCTATTGCTCTTCCTCTTCCTTACGAGTTACGCTATTTTACTTATAGTATATCTAATAGAAGGACTAATAACAGCTGCCATATTTCCATCTGCAATGAAAATTGTAGCAGTTAGTTATTCCAACAGCTCAAAGTTCACATTTTACGTGGCTCTAGTGGAAAGTGCTGGACCAATAACTATAATCACTTTAGGTATTATAGCTAGCTTTCTACTTCATTTGTGGAGATTTATTTACTTAATTATGGCAATAAGTTTTGGATTAATTGCAATTTTCAGCCACTTCAATAGAGTAAACGTTAATAAAACTGAAATCAAGAGGTCATTCAAGATAATCCTTGATAGGAAAATAACAATGGCAACATTAGTGAGATTAGGGGAACTGTGGTCCACATGGGGTACAACAACCTGGATTTTCCCAATGCTAGTACTTTATAGAGGCATAGCTCCAACATTCTCAGCTCTATTCCTCCTCCTTTTTGGTGTTGGTCAGTTGGTGGGGATTTTAAGTGTAGAAAGACTAGTAGAAAGGCTTGGCGATACTAACGTTATCTTGATAAATCTGATAGGATTCATCGCATTAACGTTTTTGATAATTTTCTCAAATAACATTGATATACTTCCAGAAGCTTTCTTGTTAGGGATTTTCTCGTTCTCCTATAGACCTCCAACGGATTCCTTAATAATGAAAATAGCTGGACAATCTAGTGCAGGGACTTCAATAGGTTACGCCAATGCTGTATCCCAAATTGGGACGATGATCGCTCCATCATTTGTAGGATTGACACTGTATTTAACCCATAGCTTCTCCGTTTCAATGTTAGCTCTAGATGTGGGGTGTATAATATCTATCGTATCACTTTTATCCTTGAAACATTTATAG
- a CDS encoding glycosyltransferase — translation MISIIIPALNEERRIGKTLNKISSILPNAEIVVVFDGNDNTPEVVKKFPAKLIISKTRLGKGGALKRGITESNFQRVLLIDADFPITEEELNKILSTDADLVIPKRKIVGMPLKRRFLHKAFIILTKIFFPSLAKFSDFQAGVKLLNREKVSSVLSELVINDLLFDVNLIYAFKRRHYKVKEVEINYIHDESDSKISKKLIKVIILMFLSLIKLRVYYSPFRKILYTRMYLKAQDYILRKLR, via the coding sequence TTGATTTCGATTATCATACCAGCACTAAATGAGGAAAGAAGAATCGGTAAGACGTTAAATAAAATATCATCAATATTACCTAATGCTGAAATAGTTGTAGTATTCGATGGAAACGATAATACGCCAGAAGTGGTTAAGAAATTTCCGGCAAAGCTAATAATAAGTAAGACTAGACTTGGTAAAGGGGGAGCCTTAAAAAGAGGAATTACTGAAAGCAATTTCCAGAGAGTTTTGCTAATTGACGCTGATTTTCCAATTACTGAAGAGGAGTTAAATAAAATTTTAAGCACTGATGCTGACCTAGTTATTCCCAAGAGGAAAATTGTTGGGATGCCATTAAAGAGGAGGTTCCTACATAAGGCATTTATAATACTCACGAAGATATTCTTTCCTTCCCTGGCTAAATTTTCAGACTTCCAAGCCGGTGTTAAATTACTGAATAGGGAAAAGGTTTCAAGCGTATTGAGCGAGTTGGTAATTAACGATCTCCTTTTTGACGTTAATTTAATTTACGCATTTAAACGTAGACATTATAAAGTTAAGGAAGTTGAAATTAATTATATTCATGATGAAAGTGATAGTAAAATATCTAAAAAGTTAATAAAGGTCATAATTCTAATGTTCCTTTCCTTGATAAAATTAAGAGTATATTATTCTCCCTTTAGAAAAATCCTATATACAAGGATGTATCTTAAAGCACAAGACTATATTTTACGAAAGCTAAGATAG
- the cpsA gene encoding carboxypeptidase CpsA, producing the protein MDLVEKLKSDVKEIEDWIIQIRRKIHEYPELSYKEYNTSKLVAETLRKLGIEVEEGVGLPTAVVGKIKGNKPGKTVALRADMDALPVEETTDLEFKSKVKGVMHACGHDTHVAMLLGGAYLLVKNKDLISGEIRLIFQPAEEDGGLGGAKPMIEAGVMNGVDYVFGIHISSSYPSGIFATRKGPIMATPDAFKIIVHGKGGHGSAPHETIDPIFISLQIANAIYGITARQIDPVQPFVISITTIHSGTKDNIIPDDAEMQGTIRSLDENVRSKAKDYMRRIVSSICGIYGATCEVKFMEDVYPITVNNPEVTDEVMKILSSISTVIETEPVLGAEDFSRFLQKAPGTYFFLGTRNEKKGCIYPNHSSKFCVDEDVLKLGALAHALLAIKFSNK; encoded by the coding sequence ATGGATTTGGTTGAGAAGTTAAAGAGTGACGTAAAGGAAATAGAGGATTGGATAATTCAAATTAGAAGGAAAATTCATGAATATCCAGAACTTTCCTATAAAGAATATAATACGTCTAAACTAGTAGCGGAAACGTTAAGGAAATTGGGAATAGAAGTAGAAGAAGGAGTTGGATTACCTACAGCAGTAGTTGGTAAGATTAAGGGAAATAAGCCTGGGAAAACAGTAGCGTTAAGAGCAGACATGGATGCCCTTCCAGTAGAGGAGACTACTGACTTAGAGTTCAAATCAAAAGTTAAAGGTGTAATGCACGCTTGCGGTCACGATACTCACGTAGCAATGCTTTTAGGCGGAGCTTATCTCTTAGTTAAGAATAAAGATTTGATCAGCGGTGAAATTAGGCTAATATTTCAACCAGCAGAGGAGGATGGAGGATTAGGAGGAGCTAAACCAATGATAGAGGCTGGAGTTATGAACGGTGTAGATTACGTATTTGGTATACATATATCTAGTAGTTATCCATCGGGGATATTCGCAACAAGAAAAGGTCCAATAATGGCTACGCCAGATGCGTTCAAGATTATAGTTCATGGAAAAGGCGGTCACGGTTCGGCTCCTCACGAGACCATAGACCCAATTTTCATTTCCTTACAAATAGCCAACGCAATTTACGGTATAACGGCTAGGCAAATAGACCCAGTTCAACCCTTTGTTATATCCATAACTACAATACATTCTGGGACTAAGGATAATATAATACCAGACGACGCAGAAATGCAGGGAACAATAAGAAGTTTGGATGAGAATGTGAGGAGTAAGGCTAAGGATTACATGAGAAGAATTGTCTCATCAATATGTGGAATTTACGGTGCGACTTGTGAGGTCAAATTCATGGAGGACGTCTATCCAATTACAGTAAATAACCCAGAGGTGACTGATGAGGTAATGAAAATTCTATCTTCAATATCAACAGTTATTGAGACTGAGCCAGTGTTAGGAGCGGAGGATTTCTCTAGGTTTCTCCAAAAAGCTCCAGGTACGTACTTCTTCTTGGGAACTAGAAATGAGAAGAAAGGTTGTATATATCCCAATCATAGCTCTAAGTTCTGTGTAGATGAGGATGTTTTAAAACTAGGTGCTTTAGCCCATGCATTATTGGCGATTAAGTTCAGTAACAAATAA
- a CDS encoding GH12 family glycosyl hydrolase domain-containing protein, whose amino-acid sequence MNKLYMIVVPIIVIIVVGVIGEVIYLHYQSPNVRTSTISVNNNGTTTSMTTTTTTVPTTMTSTNPIPQLIYVTSPASSPTPVYLNTSTIPSFYIEVNMWNAKTWNGNYTMVFNPLTRTLSVSFNLTQVNPLEWTNGYPEIYVGRKPWDTSYAGNIFPMRIGNMTPFLVSFYINLTKIDPSINFDIASDAWIVRPQIAFSPGTAPGNGDIEIMVWLFSQNLQPAGQQVGKVVIPIYINHTLVNATFQVWEMKSVPWGGWEYIAFRPDGWKVTNGYVAYEPNLFIKALSNFTTYNITNYYLTDWELGTEWGTMTSNGTAYFSWTISNFSETLL is encoded by the coding sequence ATGAATAAATTATATATGATCGTAGTTCCGATAATTGTAATAATAGTTGTAGGAGTAATCGGTGAAGTTATTTACTTACACTATCAGTCACCTAATGTTAGAACCTCAACGATAAGTGTTAATAATAATGGGACCACAACTTCGATGACCACAACAACTACTACTGTACCTACAACAATGACCTCCACTAATCCCATACCTCAACTAATTTACGTTACATCTCCTGCTAGTTCACCAACTCCAGTTTACCTAAATACCTCAACTATACCGTCATTCTATATTGAAGTAAATATGTGGAATGCTAAAACTTGGAACGGTAACTACACTATGGTCTTTAATCCACTCACTCGTACGCTATCTGTTAGTTTCAACCTAACGCAAGTTAATCCCTTAGAGTGGACTAATGGCTATCCGGAGATTTATGTGGGGAGAAAACCATGGGATACTTCATATGCGGGTAATATATTCCCAATGAGAATAGGTAACATGACGCCATTCTTAGTATCATTTTACATAAACTTAACTAAGATAGACCCGTCAATAAATTTCGATATTGCATCAGATGCTTGGATAGTAAGGCCCCAGATAGCCTTTAGTCCCGGAACAGCTCCGGGTAATGGCGATATTGAGATAATGGTTTGGTTATTTAGTCAAAACCTACAACCAGCTGGACAACAAGTTGGAAAAGTGGTAATCCCAATATATATCAATCACACTCTCGTGAACGCTACTTTCCAAGTATGGGAAATGAAGAGTGTTCCCTGGGGAGGTTGGGAATATATAGCCTTTAGACCAGATGGCTGGAAAGTCACAAATGGATACGTTGCATATGAGCCCAATTTGTTCATCAAAGCGTTAAGTAATTTCACAACCTACAACATTACAAATTACTATTTAACGGACTGGGAATTAGGTACAGAATGGGGAACCATGACTTCTAATGGTACAGCGTACTTCTCATGGACTATATCAAATTTCTCTGAAACTCTCCTCTAA
- a CDS encoding GH116 family glycosyl hydrolase, with amino-acid sequence MVKYTNKDRIVAGVPLGGIGTGKLEIDNKVRVTNVTIMNNWGNPIKLLRGFHLFIKPKDKRGFLFQQDSGLYKVREFPSEIFYEGKYPVVTIMGKTDDVEITLEAFSPIIPHDLKNSSLPAIGISLKINGIKDGIVAISFPNIVGSVSVGRVNENIRNGVLHKNLKANDYDPAKGNTTLISNNVSKIITQYNLKKKPSETTNFWLSQYENEEPWVKLNMGEEIEDDPHEVTGHRDDPASIIISEIGVEIRYVFAWYFTGKHVYYPYGHYYENFFKDSSEIAKYFLDNFDQLRKNVFHDIVKVREEWLRDAIINSAYILSSNTWLDEKGRFAIYEAPQNCPYLGTIGACYEFGSLPVILMFPELEKSFLKLLISYVRDDGYVPHDLGFHSLDSPIDGTTSPPKWKDMNPSLILLVYRYFRFTNDIDFLKEVYPTMVRVMDWELRHCKGGLPFMEGEMDNAFDATIIKGNDSYTSSLFIASLIAMREIAKQVGDSNYIDFINEKLSIAREAFRKMFNGRYFKAWDGVEKASFLAQLYGEWFATLVGLEDIVDEHMIKSALESIVKLNGNASPYCVPNLVDENGKIVNFSVQTYSSWPRMVFAICWLAYKKGVINDLSFCKKEWDNLVRNGMVWDQPSRVNCHTGKPEINYLDHYIGSPSIWSFLF; translated from the coding sequence ATGGTTAAATATACTAATAAGGATAGGATAGTAGCTGGAGTGCCATTGGGAGGAATTGGTACTGGAAAATTGGAGATCGACAACAAGGTCAGAGTAACCAACGTTACAATAATGAACAATTGGGGGAATCCCATTAAGCTCTTAAGAGGATTCCACTTATTCATCAAACCTAAGGATAAGAGAGGATTCCTTTTTCAACAAGACAGTGGGCTATACAAGGTAAGGGAATTCCCAAGTGAAATATTTTATGAAGGTAAATATCCAGTTGTTACAATAATGGGAAAGACTGATGATGTCGAAATAACGTTAGAAGCTTTTTCACCAATTATTCCCCACGACTTGAAGAATTCATCATTACCAGCAATTGGGATCAGTTTAAAAATTAACGGTATCAAGGATGGGATCGTAGCAATATCCTTCCCAAATATCGTTGGTAGCGTGAGTGTTGGGAGGGTAAATGAAAACATAAGAAACGGCGTCTTACATAAAAACTTAAAGGCAAATGATTACGATCCAGCAAAGGGAAATACTACTTTAATATCAAACAATGTGAGTAAAATTATAACGCAATATAACCTTAAGAAAAAGCCAAGCGAGACCACAAACTTTTGGCTATCACAATACGAAAATGAGGAGCCTTGGGTTAAATTGAATATGGGAGAGGAAATTGAGGATGATCCTCACGAAGTAACTGGTCATAGGGATGATCCAGCAAGTATTATAATATCAGAAATAGGAGTGGAAATAAGATATGTGTTTGCATGGTATTTCACTGGTAAACATGTCTATTACCCCTATGGGCACTATTACGAGAACTTCTTTAAGGATTCCTCGGAAATTGCAAAGTACTTTTTAGATAACTTTGACCAATTGAGAAAGAATGTATTTCACGACATCGTAAAAGTAAGAGAAGAATGGTTGAGAGATGCAATAATTAACAGTGCGTACATTCTCTCCTCAAATACTTGGCTAGATGAAAAAGGCAGATTTGCAATTTACGAGGCTCCACAGAATTGTCCATATTTAGGTACTATAGGTGCTTGTTATGAATTTGGCTCTCTACCAGTGATTTTAATGTTCCCAGAGTTGGAGAAGTCATTTCTGAAATTATTGATTAGTTACGTAAGGGATGACGGTTATGTTCCCCACGATTTAGGCTTTCACTCCTTAGATTCCCCAATTGATGGTACTACTTCCCCTCCAAAGTGGAAGGATATGAATCCTAGCCTAATACTATTAGTTTATAGGTACTTTAGATTCACTAACGATATTGACTTCTTGAAAGAGGTTTACCCAACTATGGTTAGGGTTATGGATTGGGAGTTAAGACATTGTAAAGGCGGTTTGCCCTTTATGGAGGGAGAAATGGATAACGCGTTTGACGCAACGATCATTAAGGGCAACGATAGTTACACCTCTTCCCTTTTCATAGCTTCTTTAATTGCAATGAGAGAAATTGCAAAGCAAGTCGGTGACAGCAATTATATTGATTTCATTAATGAAAAGTTAAGTATTGCTAGAGAAGCATTTAGAAAAATGTTTAACGGTAGGTATTTTAAAGCCTGGGATGGTGTTGAGAAGGCTTCCTTTCTAGCTCAACTATACGGGGAATGGTTTGCAACTTTAGTAGGATTAGAGGATATCGTAGATGAACACATGATAAAAAGTGCCTTGGAAAGTATTGTAAAACTAAATGGCAATGCCTCTCCCTATTGTGTCCCTAACCTTGTTGACGAAAACGGCAAGATCGTTAATTTCAGCGTTCAAACTTACTCCTCTTGGCCTAGAATGGTATTTGCAATTTGTTGGCTAGCTTATAAGAAAGGTGTCATTAATGATTTGAGCTTTTGTAAGAAAGAATGGGATAACTTGGTGAGAAACGGTATGGTTTGGGATCAACCATCAAGGGTTAATTGTCACACTGGAAAGCCGGAGATCAACTATCTGGATCATTATATAGGCAGTCCTAGCATTTGGAGCTTTTTATTCTAA
- a CDS encoding Zn-dependent hydrolase has protein sequence MVSLLKIIQVGDHGEVPGAEIFWMRDFDKWYRLSFYSFLLRTEDNEYVLVNTGLPDDLSLRNKFLREWAKSDRCKFQHVEKIENALVRLNLTTDDISHVIITPVQDYSIGRIHYFKKAKLYFSRKGWYEDVVTPSSSPFLNRDIYLPRYIREYLFEEAWNRIVLVENQEVVKGIEVRWSGCHHRSSMLVRFEYDKRKWCISDSAFVMANFEQNIPIGIAEDIYECLRAYDYMRKECDIIIPAYDPDNVKRFKEYLL, from the coding sequence ATGGTTTCTCTACTAAAGATAATCCAAGTTGGAGATCATGGAGAAGTACCGGGAGCGGAGATTTTTTGGATGAGAGATTTCGATAAGTGGTATAGGTTATCATTTTACTCCTTTCTTTTAAGAACTGAGGATAACGAGTACGTATTGGTTAATACTGGGTTACCAGACGATTTGAGCTTAAGAAATAAATTCTTAAGAGAATGGGCTAAAAGTGATAGATGTAAGTTTCAACATGTAGAGAAAATTGAGAATGCCCTTGTTAGATTAAACCTTACTACTGATGATATTTCTCACGTCATTATTACCCCTGTTCAAGATTACAGCATTGGGAGGATTCACTATTTTAAAAAGGCAAAATTATACTTTTCGAGAAAAGGATGGTATGAGGATGTCGTAACTCCCTCTTCTTCACCTTTCCTAAATAGAGATATTTATCTGCCTAGATATATAAGGGAGTACTTATTTGAAGAAGCTTGGAATAGGATCGTTTTAGTGGAGAATCAAGAAGTGGTAAAGGGTATTGAAGTAAGATGGTCAGGTTGTCATCATAGGAGTTCTATGTTAGTTAGGTTTGAGTACGATAAGAGGAAATGGTGTATAAGCGATTCAGCTTTCGTAATGGCTAATTTTGAGCAGAATATACCCATTGGTATTGCTGAGGATATTTACGAATGTCTAAGAGCTTATGATTACATGAGAAAAGAGTGTGATATTATCATTCCAGCTTATGACCCAGATAACGTGAAGAGATTTAAGGAGTATCTTTTATAA
- a CDS encoding McrB family protein: MYNDWLVVRDKFKKLLDSQDRAETFLDYVEKGNFVPCSFVGEKSHWTESIRYSIYGELGYTLWGVSAKNYSSIFDRYDKIYFGDNKKKRGKKNDTENESKIEIKNDKILVALLRMSGLGIIGFGVVTDIAKDAMRNFRGWNEDEKIWTARFRIKVFWLHESIRKNYNDSDKWKGDNDRLEGTVQQSNRCYKEDNTKALKAFQKYILSKKEEIISTLDFYSMFSSSTQKEHVSSEIVCNKNAQPDLNGLYIPQDTVKIILKALQTTNVLLVGPPGTGKTSLAIRTVKSLTGNNDNCYEVATANSLWFRRNLIGGESIREGSVMWKSGLFIQAYVNASRIKEGNYYVVIDELNRADVDKAFGELMTMFSTPYPSEWSIPNALIEEIKSYGDNIDNVTKNFLEIYEKLKRESRENEPLKRIRIIATINLVDARNLFYVGDALARRFVIIHFDYPKGTEDLDEFLKNYISFSESFKERVKDLVKYLRDNLNEKEDKVIKFNISPASLKTALDIYSRLDDNNADIYKFVEVLRSTIGTLNPDNINKFNRLIEKWKKEKGGQ; this comes from the coding sequence ATGTATAATGATTGGCTAGTAGTCAGAGACAAATTCAAGAAATTACTAGACTCTCAAGATAGGGCAGAAACTTTCCTCGATTATGTTGAAAAAGGAAATTTTGTTCCTTGCTCTTTTGTAGGTGAAAAATCTCATTGGACAGAATCTATAAGATATTCTATTTATGGAGAATTAGGATATACTTTATGGGGTGTTTCGGCTAAAAATTATAGTAGCATTTTCGACAGATATGATAAAATCTATTTTGGAGACAATAAGAAGAAAAGAGGCAAGAAAAATGATACAGAGAATGAAAGTAAAATAGAAATTAAGAACGATAAAATATTGGTAGCACTTCTAAGAATGAGTGGTCTAGGTATTATTGGATTTGGAGTAGTAACGGATATCGCTAAGGACGCAATGAGGAATTTTAGAGGATGGAATGAAGATGAGAAAATCTGGACGGCAAGATTTAGAATAAAAGTGTTTTGGCTTCATGAAAGCATAAGAAAAAACTATAATGACAGTGATAAATGGAAGGGAGATAATGATAGGTTAGAAGGAACTGTTCAACAGTCAAACCGATGCTATAAAGAAGATAATACTAAAGCACTTAAAGCTTTTCAAAAATATATTTTATCGAAGAAAGAGGAAATTATATCCACTTTAGATTTTTATTCTATGTTTAGCTCCAGCACTCAGAAAGAGCACGTATCAAGTGAGATAGTTTGTAATAAAAATGCACAACCAGATCTTAATGGTTTATATATTCCTCAAGATACAGTTAAGATTATACTGAAAGCTCTACAAACTACTAATGTACTCCTAGTCGGCCCACCCGGTACTGGAAAAACCAGCTTAGCTATAAGGACTGTGAAGTCTTTAACTGGCAATAATGATAACTGTTATGAAGTAGCTACTGCCAATTCACTTTGGTTTAGAAGGAATTTGATAGGAGGAGAAAGTATAAGAGAGGGATCTGTAATGTGGAAGAGCGGGCTTTTCATTCAAGCGTACGTAAATGCTTCAAGAATAAAGGAGGGGAACTATTACGTCGTAATTGATGAATTGAATAGGGCTGACGTTGATAAGGCATTTGGAGAATTAATGACGATGTTTTCTACTCCATATCCTAGCGAATGGTCAATTCCCAATGCTCTAATAGAGGAAATTAAGAGTTATGGGGATAATATAGATAACGTAACTAAGAATTTCTTAGAAATATATGAGAAGTTAAAGAGAGAAAGTAGAGAAAATGAACCATTGAAAAGAATACGAATTATTGCTACAATAAATTTAGTCGACGCTAGAAATCTGTTTTATGTTGGGGATGCACTGGCAAGAAGGTTCGTGATAATTCACTTTGATTATCCAAAAGGAACCGAAGATTTGGATGAATTTCTTAAAAATTACATTTCTTTTAGTGAGAGCTTTAAGGAAAGAGTTAAGGATCTTGTAAAATATCTTAGAGATAATCTAAATGAAAAAGAAGATAAGGTAATAAAGTTCAATATCTCACCGGCTAGCCTAAAGACAGCGCTGGATATATATTCCCGTCTTGATGACAACAATGCTGATATATATAAGTTCGTTGAAGTTTTAAGGTCTACAATAGGGACATTAAATCCAGATAATATAAATAAATTTAATAGATTAATAGAAAAATGGAAAAAAGAAAAAGGAGGACAATAA
- the thiC gene encoding phosphomethylpyrimidine synthase ThiC yields the protein MAIIDEARRGQITDEMREISKLEGISVEKVRNRISEGKIMLIRNAKYPSKKLVPIGKGLTTNVNINIGTSSEVVDLEMELEKVKVANKWGDTLMDLSTGGDLDAIRREIIKTSDLPVGTVPVYQVFIESFKKKSGGAYFTEDELLNTVEKHLKDGVAFMTIHAGITKELAIRALKSNRIIPIVSRGGDMIAGWMIHNNSENPYRKHWDYLLEMFKEYDAVISLGDALRPGATGDAHDEFQIGELLETARLVKSALQKGVQVMVEGPGHVPLNEIAWDVKLMKKLTGGVPYYVLGPLPIDVGAPYDHIASAIGAAISSAAGADLLCYLTPAEHLGLPTVKQVEEGAIAYRIAAHAGDVVKLGRRARKWDDEVSYYRGKLDWDNMISKLIDPQRAYQVYTQFGTPKVRACTMCGGYCPMMWAMDQVRKIGSSSSL from the coding sequence ATGGCCATAATAGATGAGGCCAGAAGGGGTCAAATCACAGATGAGATGAGGGAAATTAGTAAGCTTGAGGGAATTTCGGTAGAGAAGGTAAGAAATAGAATAAGTGAGGGTAAAATAATGTTAATTAGGAACGCTAAGTATCCTAGCAAAAAACTTGTTCCAATAGGTAAAGGATTAACTACTAATGTTAACATAAACATCGGGACTTCAAGTGAAGTTGTAGACTTAGAGATGGAATTGGAGAAGGTGAAAGTCGCAAACAAGTGGGGTGATACCTTAATGGATCTATCAACAGGAGGAGATTTAGATGCTATAAGGAGGGAGATAATAAAGACATCAGATTTACCAGTAGGTACAGTACCAGTGTATCAAGTATTCATAGAGTCATTTAAGAAGAAATCCGGTGGTGCTTATTTTACTGAAGACGAATTATTAAACACCGTAGAAAAGCACTTAAAGGATGGAGTTGCATTTATGACAATTCACGCTGGGATAACTAAGGAATTAGCTATTAGGGCATTAAAGAGCAACAGGATAATTCCAATAGTATCAAGGGGAGGGGATATGATAGCTGGTTGGATGATACACAATAATTCTGAAAATCCGTATAGGAAACACTGGGATTACTTATTGGAAATGTTCAAGGAATATGATGCGGTAATTTCTTTGGGAGATGCACTAAGGCCTGGAGCAACTGGAGACGCTCATGATGAATTTCAGATTGGTGAACTCTTGGAAACCGCTAGGCTAGTGAAGAGTGCATTGCAAAAGGGTGTGCAAGTAATGGTTGAGGGTCCGGGACACGTACCGTTAAACGAAATAGCTTGGGACGTTAAGTTAATGAAGAAGTTAACTGGTGGTGTGCCATATTACGTTTTAGGTCCTTTACCGATAGATGTTGGTGCACCTTATGATCACATAGCTTCTGCAATAGGTGCCGCAATATCATCAGCTGCTGGTGCAGATCTATTGTGTTATCTAACTCCAGCTGAACATTTGGGTTTACCAACTGTCAAACAAGTTGAGGAAGGGGCAATTGCTTACAGGATTGCAGCTCACGCTGGTGATGTAGTTAAGTTAGGGAGAAGGGCTAGGAAATGGGATGATGAAGTTAGCTATTATAGAGGGAAACTTGATTGGGACAATATGATTTCCAAGCTAATTGATCCTCAAAGAGCTTATCAAGTATACACTCAGTTTGGTACTCCGAAAGTAAGAGCGTGTACTATGTGTGGTGGGTATTGTCCAATGATGTGGGCAATGGATCAAGTGAGGAAGATTGGCTCTTCATCATCCCTATAA